A region from the Osmerus eperlanus chromosome 11, fOsmEpe2.1, whole genome shotgun sequence genome encodes:
- the LOC134029494 gene encoding aldehyde dehydrogenase family 3 member A2-like, which yields MNMERQAVECAREAFITGRSRPQKFRIEQLKSLLRMITDRQGEIATALKQDINRSQYDTPLYELIGLENEIILAMGKLSEWAAPRPMEKSILTLTDKVYIQPEPLGVVLIIGAWNYPWALTLQPLIGAIAAGNAAVVKPSELSEHSSALLRALLPQYLDQELYPVVTGGVSETQELLKQRFDHIFYTGNSTVGKLVMQAAARHLTPVTLEMGGKSPCFIDKDCDLRVACRRVTWGKFMNCGQTCIAPDYILCEPSIQNRVVEGIRQTLLEFYGPDPKSSPDYGRIINRRHFNRVMGLLEGYTAAVGGQSDSSQCYIAPTVVKDVPPHARIMQEEIFGPLLPIVPVSDLDDAIRFINEREKPLALYVFSCDKNTIKRMLAETTSGGVTVNDVMMHYTLNSLPFGGVGNSGMGRYHGKHTFDQLSHHRACLVRSLGMEGINTARYPPQSRERARKARFALRSPLIDFSKRTFVWAVTVSIIAVGLLIALAVILFIASGLSCTCWYWQGWSLGKSPW from the exons ATGAACATGGAGAGGCAGGCTGTGGAGTGTGCCAGGGAGGCATTTATCACTGGGAGGTCACGACCCCAAAAGTTTAGAATTGAGCAGCTGAAATCCCTTCTGAGGATGATTACAGACAGACAAGGGGAGATCGCCACTGCCCTCAAACAAGACATTAACAGG AGCCAGTACGATACACCCCTCTATGAGCTGATAGGCTTAGAGAATGAGATCATCCTGGCAATGGGAAAACTCTCTGAGTGGGCAGCCCCACGGCCAATGGAGAAGAGTATCCTGACTCTCACTGACAAGGTGTACATCCAGCCAGAGCCCCTGGGAGTGGTGCTCATCATTGGGGCCTGGAACTACCCCTGGGCTCTCACTCTGCAGCCCCTAATCGGGGCCATTGCTGCTG GCAACGCAGCTGTGGTGAAACCGTCTGAGCTGAGTGAACATTCCTCAGCTCTTCTCAGAGCCCTGCTCCCCCAGTATCTAGACCAG GAACTCTACCCTGTAGTGACAGGTGGAGTTTCAGAGACACAGGAGCTGCTGAAGCAACGTTTTGATCACATCTTCTACACGGGGAACAGCACTGTGGGTAAACTGGTGATGCAAGCCGCCGCACGCCACCTCACACCTGTCACTCTGGAGATGGGGGGGAAGAGCCCCTGTTTCATTGACAAGGACTGTGACCTCAGAGTTGCCTGCCG TCGTGTCACGTGGGGAAAGTTCATGAACTGTGGTCAGACGTGCATCGCTCCAGACTACATCCTGTGTGAACCCAGCATACAGAACAGAGTGGTGGAGGGCATACGTCAAACATTACTG GAATTCTATGGTCCGGACCCCAAATCCTCACCAGACTACGGCCGCATCATCAACAGGCGCCACTTTAACAGAGTGATGGGTCTGCTGGAGGGATACACAGCCGCGGTGGGTGGGCAGAGTGACTCATCACAGTGCTACATCG cccccactGTGGTGAAAGACGTCCCCCCTCATGCCCGGATCATGCAGGAGGAGATCTTCGGGCCCCTGCTGCCCATCGTGCCTGTCAGCGACCTGGACGACGCCATTCGCTTCATCAACGAACGAGAGAAGCCTCTGGCACTCTATGTCTTCTCTTGCGACAAAAAC ACAATTAAGAGGATGCTAGCTGAGACCACCAGTGGAGGTGTGACAGTCAATGATGTAATGATGCACTATACTCTCAACTCTCTGCCCTTTGGGGGTGTGG GTAACAGTGGCATGGGCCGTTACCATGGCAAGCACACGTTCGATCAGCTCAGTCACCACCGGGCATGCCTAGTCAGGTCCCTGGGCATGGAGGGCATCAACACGGCCCGGTACCCTCCTCAGAGCCGCGAGAGGGCGCGGAAGGCACGGTTCGCCTTGCGCAGCCCACTAATCGACTTCTCCAAGCGTACCTTCGTGTGGGCTGTCACTGTGTCCATCATAGCGGTCGGCCTCTTAATTGCCCTGGCGGTCATCCTGTTTATAGCTTCTGGTCTCAGCTGTACCTGTTGGTATTGGCAGGGGTGGTCTCTGGGGAAATCTCCTTGGTAA
- the tpst1 gene encoding protein-tyrosine sulfotransferase 1 isoform X2 translates to MTLLDLFPSPSSASIMIIGKLKQNLLVACLVISSVTVFYLGRHAMECHHRIEERSQPGSGPGGVLALSSQGGSMRTTLRTGQNLSSPFVYNKDMPLIFIGGVPRSGTTLMRAMLDAHPEVRCGEETRVIPRILAMKQMWSRSGREKMRLDEAGVTDEVLDAAMQAFLLEIIVKHGEPANFLCNKDPFALKSLSYLAKIFPRAKFILMIRDGRASVHSMISRKVTIAGFDLGSYRDCLTKWNRAIETMYTQCLEAADKCLPVHYEQLVLHPEKWMRMLLKFLDIPWNEAVLHHEELIGKAGGVSLSKVERSTDQVIKPVNVEALSKWVGKIPADVLRDMAVIAPMLSRLGYDPHANPPNYGRPDPKVLDNTRRLQKTPERPNPS, encoded by the exons ATGACCCTTCTCGACCTCTTCCCCAGCCCCTCTTCAGCCTCCATCATGATTATCGGCAAACTAAAGCAAAACCTGCTGGTGGCCTGTCTGGTCATCAGCTCCGTCACAGTGTTCTACTTGGGACGTCACGCCATGGAGTGCCACCACCGCATCGAAGAGCGCAGTCAGCCTGGCTCCGGTCCTGGCGGGGTCCTGGCTCTGTCCTCGCAGGGCGGCAGCATGCGGACCACCCTGCGGACGGGCCAGAATCTCAGCAGCCCCTTTGTCTACAACAAGGACATGCCACTTATCTTCATTGGCGGCGTGCCCCGTAGTGGCACCACGTTGATGCGCGCCATGCTCGACGCCCACCCAGAGGTGCGCTGTGGCGAGGAGACGCGCGTCATCCCCCGCATCCTGGCCATGAAGCAGATGTGGAGCCGCTCGGGCCGCGAGAAGATGCGTCTGGACGAGGCGGGCGTGACTGATGAGGTGCTGGATGCTGCCATGCAGGCCTTCCTGCTGGAGATCATCGTCAAGCACGGTGAACCAGCCAACTTCCTGTGCAACAAGGACCCTTTTGCACTTAAGTCACTGTCCTACCTGGCCAAGATCTTCCCACGGGCTAAGTTTATATTAATGATCCGGGATGGCCGTGCTTCGGTCCACTCCATGATCTCGCGGAAGGTGACCATTGCCGGCTTTGACCTGGGCAGCTACAGGGACTGCCTCACCAAGTGGAACCGGGCCATTGAGACCATGTACACTCAGTGCCTGGAGGCGGCAGACAAGTGTCTGCCTGTGCACTATGAACAGCTGGTCCTCCACCCAGAGAAGTGGATGAGGATGCTGCTGAAATTCCTCGACATTCCCTGGAATGAAGCGGTGCTCCACCATGAGGAGCTTATCGGGAAAGCCGGAGGAGTCTCCCTTTCCAA GGTTGAACGGTCCACTGATCAGGTGATCAAGCCAGTCAACGTGGAGGCCTTATCAAAGTGGGTGGGCAAGATCCCAGCGGACGTGTTGAGGGACATGGCCGTCATCGCCCCCATGCTGTCTCGACTGGGTTACGACCCCCATGCCAACCCCCCAAACTACGGCAGGCCAGACCCAAAGGTCCTGGACAACACTAGGAGG
- the tpst1 gene encoding protein-tyrosine sulfotransferase 1 isoform X1 yields MTLLDLFPSPSSASIMIIGKLKQNLLVACLVISSVTVFYLGRHAMECHHRIEERSQPGSGPGGVLALSSQGGSMRTTLRTGQNLSSPFVYNKDMPLIFIGGVPRSGTTLMRAMLDAHPEVRCGEETRVIPRILAMKQMWSRSGREKMRLDEAGVTDEVLDAAMQAFLLEIIVKHGEPANFLCNKDPFALKSLSYLAKIFPRAKFILMIRDGRASVHSMISRKVTIAGFDLGSYRDCLTKWNRAIETMYTQCLEAADKCLPVHYEQLVLHPEKWMRMLLKFLDIPWNEAVLHHEELIGKAGGVSLSKVERSTDQVIKPVNVEALSKWVGKIPADVLRDMAVIAPMLSRLGYDPHANPPNYGRPDPKVLDNTRRVFKGEFQLPEFLREQSQLQKTPERPNPS; encoded by the exons ATGACCCTTCTCGACCTCTTCCCCAGCCCCTCTTCAGCCTCCATCATGATTATCGGCAAACTAAAGCAAAACCTGCTGGTGGCCTGTCTGGTCATCAGCTCCGTCACAGTGTTCTACTTGGGACGTCACGCCATGGAGTGCCACCACCGCATCGAAGAGCGCAGTCAGCCTGGCTCCGGTCCTGGCGGGGTCCTGGCTCTGTCCTCGCAGGGCGGCAGCATGCGGACCACCCTGCGGACGGGCCAGAATCTCAGCAGCCCCTTTGTCTACAACAAGGACATGCCACTTATCTTCATTGGCGGCGTGCCCCGTAGTGGCACCACGTTGATGCGCGCCATGCTCGACGCCCACCCAGAGGTGCGCTGTGGCGAGGAGACGCGCGTCATCCCCCGCATCCTGGCCATGAAGCAGATGTGGAGCCGCTCGGGCCGCGAGAAGATGCGTCTGGACGAGGCGGGCGTGACTGATGAGGTGCTGGATGCTGCCATGCAGGCCTTCCTGCTGGAGATCATCGTCAAGCACGGTGAACCAGCCAACTTCCTGTGCAACAAGGACCCTTTTGCACTTAAGTCACTGTCCTACCTGGCCAAGATCTTCCCACGGGCTAAGTTTATATTAATGATCCGGGATGGCCGTGCTTCGGTCCACTCCATGATCTCGCGGAAGGTGACCATTGCCGGCTTTGACCTGGGCAGCTACAGGGACTGCCTCACCAAGTGGAACCGGGCCATTGAGACCATGTACACTCAGTGCCTGGAGGCGGCAGACAAGTGTCTGCCTGTGCACTATGAACAGCTGGTCCTCCACCCAGAGAAGTGGATGAGGATGCTGCTGAAATTCCTCGACATTCCCTGGAATGAAGCGGTGCTCCACCATGAGGAGCTTATCGGGAAAGCCGGAGGAGTCTCCCTTTCCAA GGTTGAACGGTCCACTGATCAGGTGATCAAGCCAGTCAACGTGGAGGCCTTATCAAAGTGGGTGGGCAAGATCCCAGCGGACGTGTTGAGGGACATGGCCGTCATCGCCCCCATGCTGTCTCGACTGGGTTACGACCCCCATGCCAACCCCCCAAACTACGGCAGGCCAGACCCAAAGGTCCTGGACAACACTAGGAGG GTTTTTAAAGGTGAATTTCAGCTACCTGAATTTCTAAGAGAACAATCACAG